The Salminus brasiliensis chromosome 8, fSalBra1.hap2, whole genome shotgun sequence genome has a window encoding:
- the cmklr2 gene encoding chemerin-like receptor 2 — protein MMEIETHDYDNYSSEYLEYGDFEETDTGGYVQKEALHIVSVVVYSLAFVLGVIGNGVVIWVTAFRSKRTINSVWLQNLAMADFVFVLSLPFSIDYVLRDFNWIFGWNMCKLNSFICTVNMYASVLFLTVLSLDRYISLVHLSWYQTFRTVRRAWGVCALVWVVSILLSSPVLIFRETVQYQHKTACFNNFHDENGQTAAMRHIAMVLLRTTVGFVLPFATISITAILLTIRMKQSSNVRVSSFSRTVSAVVLTFFLCWAPFHMFSLMELSMHHSLYLHSILIVGFPLATSLAFFNSCMNPILYVLVSKNVRGILKRSCMNIAKKSLRELNHSLSATESVSIPDICYPEEPSVLSTV, from the coding sequence ATGATGGAGATAGAGACACATGATTATGATAACTACAGTTCTGAGTATCTGGAGTATGGGGACTTTGAAGAGACTGACACAGGTGGCTATGTCCAGAAGGAGGCTCTGCATATCGTCTCAGTGGTCGTCTACTCCCTAGCATTTGTGCTGGGTGTCATCGGGAATGGTGTTGTGATCTGGGTGActgcattcagaagcaaacggACAATCAACAGTGTGTGGCTGCAGAACCTCGCCATGGCAGACTTTGTGTTTGTTCTCTCCTTGCCTTTCTCCATAGACTATGTGCTGCGTGACTTCAACTGGATCTTTGGATGGAATATGTGCAAGCTGAACTCTTTCATTTGTACAGTCAACATGTATGCCagtgttttgtttctcacaGTGCTCAGTTTGGACCGTTATATCTCTCTGGTCCACCTCAGCTGGTACCAGACCTTCCGTACGGTGAGGCGGGCCTGGGGAGTGTGCGCGCTGGTCTGGGTCGTGTCTATCCTCCTGAGCAGTCCCGTTTTAATCTTCAGGGAAACGGTGCAATACCAACACAAGACTGCGTGTTTCAACAACTTCCATGATGAGAATGGACAAACTGCTGCTATGAGAcacattgctatggtgttgctccgCACAACAGTCGGCTTCGTCCTGCCATTTGCTACCATCAGCATCACAGCCATACTGCTGACCATAAGGATGAAACAGTCTAGCAACGTGCGTGTCTCCAGCTTCTCTAGGACGGTGTCAGCAGTAGTCTTGACCTTCTTCCTGTGCTGGGCACCCTTTCATATGTTCAGCCTCATGGAGCTATCCATGCACCACTCACTCTACCTGCACTCCATCCTTATTGTGGGCTTCCCCCTGGCCACTAGCCTGGCCTTCTTCAACAGCTGCATGAACCCTATTCTCTATGTGCTGGTCAGTAAGAACGTACGGGGGATTCTCAAGAGGTCCTGCATGAACATTGCTAAAAAGTCTCTGAGAGAGCTCAACCACAGCCTTTCTGCCACTGAGTCAGTGTCAATCCCAGATATCTGCTATCCTGAAGAACCCTCTGTTTTGTCCACTGTCTGA